Proteins from a genomic interval of Candidatus Rubidus massiliensis:
- a CDS encoding Na+-dependent transporters of the SNF family protein: MSQISNSTWKSQTGYIWALIGSAVGFANVLSFSAQVYKNGGGAFLIPYFFALFLLGIPMLILEGKIGYKWKLPLITTFIKTGIPRLKMIGWLSVIACITIGAFYIVLTGYAVSYTFFAATKSIPEDTQYFFLHDFLHLTPSISEFGTISFPILFSTIVVCLSTWYVLTRRVQDGIEKICSFFMPIMVLIILIFAIVSCLLPGGINAFYYYLKPDFEKLYQPQLWRDIFGQLFFSLSLGLGIIIGYSRHTQKNTNIVKAMCLVAFGDFFVSFISGIAIFGCLSHISYVQNIPFSEIIKSDSTFEIGFILFPKILKSFGFFEPIIGTIFFFCIFIAGITGVFSIVECIVGNVEEEFRIDRKKAVGITLIILMSFSLFFCMGNGSHIIDALAPMVLGTNMLIGALGLILSFAYSKTLQVFDESIPTLLQICIKFIIPIILLVILISNLFSEITHLNFATNLRFAWLLMALIIGNICVTLTEKKRLSHKLYSN, translated from the coding sequence ATGTCTCAAATATCGAATTCAACATGGAAAAGCCAGACAGGTTACATTTGGGCTTTAATAGGCTCGGCTGTCGGTTTCGCTAATGTATTAAGCTTTAGCGCTCAAGTTTATAAAAATGGAGGTGGGGCTTTTTTAATCCCATACTTTTTCGCTCTTTTTTTATTAGGGATTCCAATGTTGATTTTAGAAGGTAAAATAGGCTATAAGTGGAAATTACCTTTAATTACTACCTTCATAAAAACAGGTATTCCTCGTTTAAAAATGATTGGCTGGCTATCCGTCATAGCTTGTATAACAATCGGAGCTTTTTACATCGTCTTAACAGGTTATGCAGTATCTTACACCTTTTTTGCAGCGACAAAGTCAATCCCAGAAGATACGCAATATTTTTTTTTACATGACTTTTTACACTTAACTCCATCAATTTCAGAATTTGGGACAATCTCCTTTCCAATACTTTTTTCAACAATTGTCGTCTGTTTGAGTACATGGTACGTCTTAACAAGACGCGTCCAAGATGGGATTGAAAAAATCTGCTCTTTTTTTATGCCTATAATGGTTTTGATTATTCTAATATTTGCCATAGTATCTTGCTTGTTACCCGGGGGAATTAATGCATTTTATTACTATTTGAAACCAGATTTTGAAAAGCTATATCAACCTCAACTTTGGAGAGATATATTTGGGCAGTTATTTTTTAGCCTGTCTTTGGGACTTGGAATCATTATAGGATACTCTAGACATACCCAAAAAAACACAAATATAGTTAAGGCTATGTGTTTAGTGGCCTTTGGTGATTTTTTTGTTTCTTTTATTTCTGGAATTGCCATTTTCGGTTGTTTATCCCATATCAGTTATGTTCAAAATATTCCCTTTAGCGAAATAATAAAAAGTGATTCCACATTTGAAATAGGCTTCATTTTGTTTCCTAAAATTTTAAAATCATTTGGTTTTTTTGAACCAATAATTGGCACGATCTTCTTCTTTTGTATTTTTATTGCTGGCATTACAGGAGTCTTTTCCATTGTAGAGTGTATAGTTGGAAACGTAGAAGAAGAGTTTAGAATAGACAGAAAAAAAGCCGTTGGAATTACTCTTATAATTTTAATGAGTTTTTCATTATTTTTTTGCATGGGAAATGGCTCACACATTATTGATGCCTTAGCTCCGATGGTTTTAGGAACTAATATGTTAATTGGAGCGTTAGGATTAATTTTGAGTTTTGCTTATTCAAAAACTTTACAAGTTTTTGACGAATCAATTCCAACTCTTTTGCAAATTTGTATCAAATTTATAATACCGATTATTTTACTCGTTATATTAATTAGTAATCTTTTTTCAGAAATAACCCATTTAAATTTTGCCACAAATTTACGCTTTGCATGGTTATTAATGGCATTAATTATCGGAAACATCTGT
- the dapL gene encoding LL-diaminopimelate aminotransferase has protein sequence MIKRNDVFTRLSSNYLFPQIQACKDEFLKSNPGVKLINLGIGDTTVPLSNELTDKIKEYVEGLNQNQFYSGYGPEQGIVALREKIANTFYNNLINPEEIFISDGAKCDIGRLQILLGPHCVIGVQDPTYPVYVDGSILQGVREIKYIPCIPENNFFPPIKDLPNVDVLYLCSPNNPTGTALTRQQLQDIVNWAIQTKTLLVYDAAYASFIQDPQTPKSIYEIDGSKLVAIEINSFSKMAGFTGIRLGWSVVPKHLVYDNGLCLWQDWKRTVCTIFNGASNIAQAAGLALLEENIFQCMNKTISYYLENTNILKSAILNTEIEVYGGRDAPYLWIRNKRISSWNYFHYFLNEYHLITTPGIGFGSSGENFLRLSAFGKREDVVEAAKKLSFQAQLA, from the coding sequence ATGATAAAAAGAAATGATGTTTTTACGAGATTATCTTCCAACTATTTATTTCCACAAATTCAAGCGTGTAAAGACGAATTTCTCAAAAGTAATCCGGGTGTTAAATTAATTAATTTAGGTATAGGTGATACAACTGTACCTTTAAGTAATGAGTTAACAGATAAAATAAAAGAATATGTTGAGGGGTTAAATCAAAATCAATTTTATAGTGGGTATGGACCAGAGCAAGGAATAGTGGCACTTAGAGAAAAGATAGCAAATACTTTTTATAATAACTTGATTAATCCTGAAGAAATTTTTATCTCTGATGGCGCTAAATGCGACATTGGACGTTTACAAATTTTGCTAGGTCCTCATTGTGTTATTGGTGTACAAGATCCAACTTATCCTGTTTATGTTGATGGAAGTATCTTGCAAGGTGTACGGGAAATTAAATATATTCCTTGTATTCCTGAAAACAATTTTTTTCCACCTATTAAAGATTTGCCAAATGTTGATGTGTTATACCTTTGTTCTCCTAATAATCCAACAGGTACAGCTTTAACAAGGCAGCAATTACAAGATATTGTTAATTGGGCAATTCAAACCAAAACATTATTAGTTTACGATGCTGCATACGCGAGTTTCATTCAAGACCCACAAACCCCTAAATCTATTTATGAAATAGATGGTAGTAAGCTCGTTGCTATAGAAATAAATTCATTTTCTAAAATGGCAGGTTTTACAGGAATTCGTCTAGGATGGTCTGTTGTACCAAAACATTTAGTGTATGATAATGGCTTATGTCTTTGGCAAGATTGGAAAAGGACAGTGTGTACAATTTTTAATGGAGCTTCAAATATCGCACAAGCTGCCGGCTTAGCCTTATTAGAAGAAAACATTTTTCAATGTATGAATAAAACAATTAGCTATTATCTTGAAAACACAAATATCCTTAAGTCTGCAATCCTCAATACAGAAATAGAAGTTTATGGAGGGAGGGATGCACCCTATTTATGGATACGTAATAAAAGAATTTCTTCATGGAATTATTTTCATTATTTCTTAAATGAATATCATTTGATCACAACTCCCGGGATCGGATTTGGATCATCCGGAGAAAACTTCTTAAGGTTAAGTGCATTTGGAAAAAGAGAGGATGTAGTAGAAGCTGCTAAAAAACTATCATTTCAAGCCCAATTAGCCTAA